From a region of the Clupea harengus chromosome 9, Ch_v2.0.2, whole genome shotgun sequence genome:
- the LOC105895769 gene encoding succinate receptor 1-like produces MDKVLMKYYLCPAYALEFTLGFLGNLVVVLGYPLCLKEWRSTNVYLYNLAVSDIICVSALPRLSYLYANSMEETSPVNCVLNRYILFVNMYSSVLFMALVSLDRYLLLCHPSRNHVFLTPRVAVLASILTWVFVNIEMTPLIYYAIKDNARTNGTKCHDFASLSQTWGFLGYSLGLTLVGYILPLVVLFWCTHKMALLLQTQGEIFKHRAMSFKRPLRIVQAAAYMFLLLFLPYHILRNIRILTQLLENKTCATDQIEAVYIVTRPMAYAHSVINPVFYFMMTDCFRELLLARFHQLRSRVTGICTKI; encoded by the coding sequence ATGGACAAAGTTCTCATGAAGTACTATCTCTGCCCTGCATACGCCCTGGAGTTCACCCTGGGTTTCCTCGGCAACCTGGTGGTTGTCCTGGGTTACCCGCTGTGTCTGAAGGAATGGCGGAGCACTAATGTCTACTTGTACAACCTGGCCGTGTCTGACATCATCTGCGTGTCTGCTCTGCCACGCCTCTCCTACCTGTACGCCAACAGCATGGAGGAGACTTCGCCGGTCAACTGTGTTCTCAACCGCTACATCCTCTTCGTCAACATGTACTCCAGCGTCCTCTTCATGGCGCTGGTCAGCCTGGACCGCTACCTGCTGCTCTGCCACCCGTCTCGCAACCACGTCTTCCTGACTCCGCGGGTGGCCGTCCTCGCCTCCATCCTCACCTGGGTCTTTGTCAACATCGAGATGACCCCGCTGATATACTATGCCATCAAGGACAACGCCCGCACTAATGGCACCAAGTGCCATGACTTCGCCAGCCTCTCGCAGACCTGGGGCTTCCTGGGCTACAGCCTGGGGCTGACGCTCGTGGGGTACATCCTGCCCCTGGTGGTGCTTTTCTGGTGCACACACAAGAtggctctgctgctgcagaCTCAGGGGGAGATCTTCAAGCACCGGGCGATGTCGTTCAAGAGGCCCCTGCGAATAGTGCAGGCAGCGGCGTATATGTTCCTGCTGCTCTTCCTGCCTTACCACATCCTGAGGAACATACGCATCCTCACACAACTGCTGGAAAATAAAACTTGCGCCACCGACCAAATTGAAGCGGTGTACATCGTGACGAGGCCAATGGCTTACGCTCACAGCGTCATTAACCCTGTCTTCTACTTCATGATGACTGACTGTTTCCGTGAGCTGCTGCTGGCCAGGTTTCACCAGCTGAGAAGCAGAGTCACTGGCATCTGCACCAAAATATGA
- the LOC105895770 gene encoding cysteinyl leukotriene receptor 1-like isoform X2 — MAEQSYNSSSSPLPETVMCNHSVDYKWTAYTVVYSLVFILGLLGNAGALYVFCKLSVKNRLSTIILINLAVSDLVFVLTLPVRVGFYLRELWAGSGGSGTSAGLPPHTQRDMDVLDLACRASTYLFYISMYCCIYFLTALSVCRYLVLSGRLSYHNLVYCRRVRLLCLGIWVFVVGGTGSYIAALGGFNVAATGCFEPSTHETWSFLYQVNLLVLVVGFAMPLVLVLLCYALMIRHILRAQSGRRARDVALVCLVLLVFLMCFLPYHIQRTLHLEYVHRADVPCEVKAKLQQSVVVTMCFAAANSCLDPLIFLFVGNGFMRVVREILQAWGFRDWPWRKGSYSANTGNLSCEGAATPPMQPIQLPLMPAQPLIPAQPLMPAQPLMPAQPQGTELSDSSDRTSL, encoded by the coding sequence ATGGCGGAACAGTCATACAACAGCTCCTCTTCCCCCCTGCCTGAGACAGTCATGTGCAACCACTCGGTGGACTACAAATGGACCGCCTACACTGTGGTTTACAGCCTGGTGTTCATCCTGGGCCTCCTCGGCAACGCTGGGGCCCTCTACGTCTTCTGCAAGCTGTCTGTCAAGAACCGTCTGTccaccatcatcctcatcaaCCTGGCCGTCTCCGACCTTGTCTTCGTCCTCACCTTGCCAGTACGCGTCGGCTTCTACCTGAGGGAGTTGTGGGCCGGGTCGGGCGGTTCCGGCACCAGCGCTGGTTTGCCCCCACACACCCAGCGTGATATGGATGTCCTGGACCTGGCATGCCGGGCCTCCACCTACCTGTTCTACATCAGCATGTACTGCTGTATCTACTTCCTGACAGCACTGAGTGTATGCCGCTACCTGGTCCTGTCTGGTCGCCTGTCCTACCATAACCTGGTCTACTGCCGGCGCGTGCGCCTCCTCTGCCTGGGCATCTGGGTCTTCGTGGTGGGCGGCACCGGGTCCTACATCGCTGCCTTGGGCGGCTTCAATGTAGCGGCAACCGGCTGCTTCGAGCCCAGTACCCACGAAACCTGGAGCTTCCTTTACCAAGTCAACCTGCTGGTCCTGGTGGTGGGCTTCGCCATGCCGCTGGTCCTGGTCCTCCTCTGCTACGCACTGATGATCCGCCACATCCTGCGGGCCCAGTCGGGTCGGCGTGCCCGGGACGTGGCGCTGGTCTGCCTGGTGCTGCTAGTCTTCCTCATGTGCTTCCTGCCCTACCACATCCAGCGCACGCTGCACCTAGAGTACGTGCACAGGGCGGACGTACCATGCGAGGTCAAAGCAAAGCTGCAGCAAAGCGTCGTGGTAACCATGTGCTTCGCCGCTGCCAACAGCTGCCTGGAccctctcatcttcctctttgtGGGCAATGGCTTCATGCGGGTGGTGCGTGAGATCCTGCAGGCCTGGGGGTTTAGGGACTGGCCCTGGAGGAAGGGGAGCTACAGCGCAAACACCGGCAACCTGTCCTGCGAGGGTGCCGCTACTCCCCCCATGCAGCCTATCCAGCTGCCACTGATGCCAGCGCAACCACTGATCCCAGCGCAACCACTGATGCCAGCGCAACCACTGATGCCAGCGCAACCACAGGGCACAGAGCTGAGTGACTCCAGTGACAGAACATCCCTGTAG
- the LOC105895770 gene encoding cysteinyl leukotriene receptor 1-like isoform X1, translated as MLSFGLANQTEPAMAEQSYNSSSSPLPETVMCNHSVDYKWTAYTVVYSLVFILGLLGNAGALYVFCKLSVKNRLSTIILINLAVSDLVFVLTLPVRVGFYLRELWAGSGGSGTSAGLPPHTQRDMDVLDLACRASTYLFYISMYCCIYFLTALSVCRYLVLSGRLSYHNLVYCRRVRLLCLGIWVFVVGGTGSYIAALGGFNVAATGCFEPSTHETWSFLYQVNLLVLVVGFAMPLVLVLLCYALMIRHILRAQSGRRARDVALVCLVLLVFLMCFLPYHIQRTLHLEYVHRADVPCEVKAKLQQSVVVTMCFAAANSCLDPLIFLFVGNGFMRVVREILQAWGFRDWPWRKGSYSANTGNLSCEGAATPPMQPIQLPLMPAQPLIPAQPLMPAQPLMPAQPQGTELSDSSDRTSL; from the exons ATGTTGTCTTTTGGATTGGCGAATCAAActga GCCAGCAATGGCGGAACAGTCATACAACAGCTCCTCTTCCCCCCTGCCTGAGACAGTCATGTGCAACCACTCGGTGGACTACAAATGGACCGCCTACACTGTGGTTTACAGCCTGGTGTTCATCCTGGGCCTCCTCGGCAACGCTGGGGCCCTCTACGTCTTCTGCAAGCTGTCTGTCAAGAACCGTCTGTccaccatcatcctcatcaaCCTGGCCGTCTCCGACCTTGTCTTCGTCCTCACCTTGCCAGTACGCGTCGGCTTCTACCTGAGGGAGTTGTGGGCCGGGTCGGGCGGTTCCGGCACCAGCGCTGGTTTGCCCCCACACACCCAGCGTGATATGGATGTCCTGGACCTGGCATGCCGGGCCTCCACCTACCTGTTCTACATCAGCATGTACTGCTGTATCTACTTCCTGACAGCACTGAGTGTATGCCGCTACCTGGTCCTGTCTGGTCGCCTGTCCTACCATAACCTGGTCTACTGCCGGCGCGTGCGCCTCCTCTGCCTGGGCATCTGGGTCTTCGTGGTGGGCGGCACCGGGTCCTACATCGCTGCCTTGGGCGGCTTCAATGTAGCGGCAACCGGCTGCTTCGAGCCCAGTACCCACGAAACCTGGAGCTTCCTTTACCAAGTCAACCTGCTGGTCCTGGTGGTGGGCTTCGCCATGCCGCTGGTCCTGGTCCTCCTCTGCTACGCACTGATGATCCGCCACATCCTGCGGGCCCAGTCGGGTCGGCGTGCCCGGGACGTGGCGCTGGTCTGCCTGGTGCTGCTAGTCTTCCTCATGTGCTTCCTGCCCTACCACATCCAGCGCACGCTGCACCTAGAGTACGTGCACAGGGCGGACGTACCATGCGAGGTCAAAGCAAAGCTGCAGCAAAGCGTCGTGGTAACCATGTGCTTCGCCGCTGCCAACAGCTGCCTGGAccctctcatcttcctctttgtGGGCAATGGCTTCATGCGGGTGGTGCGTGAGATCCTGCAGGCCTGGGGGTTTAGGGACTGGCCCTGGAGGAAGGGGAGCTACAGCGCAAACACCGGCAACCTGTCCTGCGAGGGTGCCGCTACTCCCCCCATGCAGCCTATCCAGCTGCCACTGATGCCAGCGCAACCACTGATCCCAGCGCAACCACTGATGCCAGCGCAACCACTGATGCCAGCGCAACCACAGGGCACAGAGCTGAGTGACTCCAGTGACAGAACATCCCTGTAG